A genomic region of Anopheles coustani chromosome 3, idAnoCousDA_361_x.2, whole genome shotgun sequence contains the following coding sequences:
- the LOC131261254 gene encoding V-type proton ATPase subunit B has protein sequence MSTMYNKTLSAHQAHKEHVLAVSRDFISQPRLIYKTVSGVNGPLVILDEVKFPKFAEIVQLRLADGTIRSGQVLEVSGSKAVVQVFEGTSGIDAKNTVCEFTGDILRTPVSEDMLGRVFNGSGKPIDKGPPILAEDFLDIQGQPINPWSRIYPEEMIQTGISAIDVMNSIARGQKIPIFSAAGLPHNEIAAQICRQAGLVKQSGKSVLDEHEDNFAIVFAAMGVNMETARFFKQDFEENGSMENVCLFLNLANDPTIERIITPRLALTAAEFLAYQCEKHVLVILTDMSSYAEALREVSAAREEVPGRRGFPGYMYTDLATIYERAGRVEGRNGSITQIPILTMPNDDITHPIPDLTGYITEGQIYVDRQLHNRQIYPPVNVLPSLSRLMKSAIGEGMTRKDHSDVSNQLYACYAIGKDVQAMKAVVGEEALTPDDLLYLEFLTKFEKNFISQGNYENRTVFESLDIGWQLLRIFPKEMLKRIPASILAEFYPRDSRH, from the exons ATGTCGACGATGTACAATAAAACCCTATCGGCCCACCAGGCCCACAAGGAGCACGTCCTGGCCGTGTCGCGCGATTTCATCTCCCAGCCACGTTTGA TCTACAAAACCGTCTCCGGTGTCAACGGACCGCTGGTCATCCTTGATGAGGTGAAGTTCCCGAAGTTTGCCGAAATCGTCCAGCTGCGGTTGGCCGATGGCACCATCCGCTCCGGTCAGGTGCTGGAAGTGAGCGGCTCCAAGGCCGTCGTCCAGGTGTTCGAGGGTACGTCCGGTATCGATGCGAAGAACACCGTGTGCGAGTTCACCGGCGATATTCTGCGCACCCCAGTGTCGGAAGACATGTTGGGTCGTGTATTCAACGGATCCGGCAAGCCGATCGACAAGGGTCCGCCAATTCTGGCCGAAGATTTCCTTGACATTCAG GGTCAACCCATCAATCCGTGGTCTCGTATTTACCCGGAGGAAATGATCCAAACCGGTATCTCCGCCATCGACGTGATGAACTCGATTGCCCGTGGACAGAAGATTCCGATCTTCTCGGCTGCTGGTCTGCCGCACAATGAAATTGCCGCTCAAATTTGTCGTCAGGCCGGTCTGGTCAAGCAGAGTGGCAAGTCGGTGCTGGACGAGCACGAGGACAACTTTGCCATCGTGTTCGCCGCCATGGGTGTGAACATGGAGACGGCCCGTTTCTTCAAGCAGGACTTCGAGGAGAACGGCTCCATGGAGAACGTGTGTCTCTTCCTCAATCTGGCCAACGATCCCACCATCGAGCGTATCATTACGCCCCGTCTGGCCCTTACCGCCGCCGAGTTCCTCGCCTACCAGTGCGAGAAGCACGTGCTCGTCATCCTTACCGACATGTCCTCGTACGCCGAGGCTCTGCGTGAGGTGTCCGCTGCCCGTGAGGAGGTGCCCGGACGTCGTGGTTTCCCTGGTTACATGTACACCGATTTGGCCACCATCTACGAGCGTGCTGGACGTGTCGAAGGCCGCAACGGTTCGATTACCCAGATCCCCATTCTTACTATGCCGAACGACGACATTACTCATCCCATTCCCGATTTGACCGGTTACATTACCGAGGGTCAGATCTACGTCGACCGTCAGCTGCACAACCGACAGATCTACCCGCCGGTCAACGTGTTGCCGTCGCTGTCGCGTTTGATGAAGTCCGCCATTGGTGAGGGCATGACGCGCAAGGACCACTCGGACGTGTCCAACCAGCTGTACGCTTGCTACGCCATCGGCAAGGACGTGCAGGCCATGAAGGCCGTCGTCGGCGAGGAGGCCCTTACGCCGGACGATCTGCTCTACCTGGAGTTCCTGACCAAGTTCGAGAAGAACTTCATCTCGCAGGGTAACTACGAGAACCGCACCGTATTCGAGTCGCTGGACATCGGCTGGCAGCTGCTGCGTATCTTCCCCAAGGAGATGCTCAAGCGTATCCCGGCCTCGATCCTGGCCGAGTTCTACCCGCGCGACTCTCGTCACTAA
- the LOC131271362 gene encoding centrosome-associated protein Alms1a-like → MSQSDRVTDLIMHYYMEHGRNRDLEKYLRLRRMSNATRSSSDGSLPGLDELQRKVAGGSNRSGLGKSMENLSTLRKKAEQQELIEGEKSLRNASAESAKVANKSTEQPGDKGGPASDAKGVTVKEKKTEQKSGRNFNFNLESVIEINLPPPSNITMTTPAMTSAIPPIMYMQPAALPPQMPSIGKEEPARIVVHENSTQTATTEDDPIRPVVKAQAPATGEETLDSLKDISPVSSIASNKQKLEWDSLGDIGYDSSERLQLCGAADLNETEKRCLQRYFARKGLNFDRSVVVVRQREEKDKKSRPEDDGSIMLQKPGAQSTPKPLQPLAKSREEAQKSTQTSLRARVVESRGIQASDCNTESERSDHHPYREDKAVGTAESYTLASVDAAESFEFFSPSVPATENNTPSGAASVSTPVHSSSTASSSTGNNSAPLDVGNRSQRPTFDDEVKLGLTLYNSICELQSMPTGVKESLIDKIFRKLSRHDPKKRTREQLLHDYAESVRKRYEKEASKRGQVEENVYDDVGTSGDKAEKSEESVQQDRSCGAEVEVIEETKSPEAIAGSVDVSVGSVKGSSSGSNEAKNVRHDSTVREHGSMEISSHQTGSSLVESIGTTKENIPRKLSAPEARDRRVRKAMQEYLKPMTHSEVEYENLRDLKRLNQQRSNEPQLAQIDRAIEQLLVKKMLLLNTGESAPAVPVKDPVRVELLPKQLPSERSGTSDYTSVHEAISVNSTAKESSSGWNSHYHMAKALKNRSKLETPTADTPSPASDVSIPTFIKQKKEKFVENYDQVRQRRAFEEQNHIYTRPYSSSGQRNGAKRRPQEKENHNFGKDKYVLSKLSKGTGNDRRAPSSSNNSIMSPQFISSDSISIPVVTTLTNTTTTHHYDIKSRRPSPPIATGRTAGTQTTDSILRTKPIFGEPKPKTNSATAAVQVPSTIDVRPIKDHAYPVTQCHCPCGQLQQRASIGVRTEMDNNSGVRRRTEIIDGTGGGRQDKQAQTQPSSIAYVITFEGGMQRKPSAAAPTPTPSPRSSSVSSNDESDPENGKDKDSEKMLTLREQFRRSCPATLSKIEQRRQCINELNKLRSKRNQQRQRLLLLTSDDSLRKTSSMGRGKLPPPPLSQRRVFASTRAMRESTRQKVRNLPEVQRKKEIERFNNLKRKNRIMKDVYNKNLQRKVLRGQVDLSNSVRVIQD, encoded by the exons ATGTCGCAAAGTGATCGTGTAACGGATTtaatcatgcattactacatGGAACATGGCCGCAATCGGGATTTGGAAAAGTACCTACGCTTGCGGCGTATGTCGAATGCGACGCGTTCTTCCAGCGACGGAAGCCTTCCGGGGCTGGACGAATTGCAGCGGAAGGTAGCAGGAGGCTCGAACCGTTCCGGATTGGgaaaatcgatggaaaaccTGTCAACGCTCCGAAAGAAAGCAGAGCAGCAGGAGCTAATTGAGGGCGAAAAGTCGCTACGGAACGCGTCCGCCGAAAGCGCGAAGGTTGCTAACAAATCAACGGAGCAGCCCGGCGACAAAGGAGGCCCTGCTTCGGACGCTAAGGGAGTGACTGTTAAGGAAAAGAAGACCGAGCAGAAGAGTGGAAGAAACTTTAATTTCAATCTGGAATCAGTTATTGAAATAAATCTTCCACCTCCATCAAACATCACGATGACGACACCAGCGATGACCTCCGCGATTCCACCTATTATGTATATGCAACCAGCAGCATTGCCGCCTCAGATGCCATCCATTGGAAAAGAAGAACCGGCGCGAATTGTCGTGCACGAAAACAGTACCCAGACGGCTACTACTGAAGATGACCCAATACGGCCGGTTGTCAAAGCACAAGCTCCGGCGACTGGTGAGGAAACACTGGATAGCCTGAAGGATATATCTCCCGTTAGCAGCATTGcttcaaacaaacagaaactgGAATGGGATTCCCTCGGTGACATCGGATACGATTCGAGCGAGCGTTTGCAGCTCTGCGGTGCGGCCGATCTCAATGAAACGGAGAAACGTTGCTTGCAACGATACTTTGCCCGCAAGGGTCTCAACTTCGATCGGAGCGTTGTTGTCGTTCGTCAGCGCGAGGAAAAGGATAAGAAATCGCGTCCAGAAGATGATGGGTCAATTATGCTTCAAAAACCTGGCGCACAGAGTACCCCGAAGCCTCTACAGCCTTTGGCCAAGAGCCGTGAGGAGGCACAAAAATCTACTCAAACTTCCCTTCGTGCGCGCGTTGTTGAATCGCGGGGAATTCAAGCGTCTGATTGTAATACCGAAAGCGAAAGAAGCGACCACCACCCATATAGAGAGGACAAAGCCGTGGGGACGGCGGAAAGCTATACCCTTGCGTCAGTTGATGCGGCTGAAAGTTTTGAGTTCTTTTCACCTTCGGTTCCGGCGACAGAGAATAACACCCCATCCGGTGCCGCTTCCGTTTCAACTCCAGTACATTCATCATCGACGGCTTCGTCCTCGACGGGGAATAACAGTGCCCCGCTGGATGTTGGTAACCGCTCCCAACGGCCAACCTTTGACGACGAGGTAAAGCTCGGACTGACACTGTATAATTCCATCTGTGAACTTCAAAGCATGCCAACAGGTGTGAAGGAAAGTTTGATCGATAAAATATTTCGTAAACTTTCGCGCCACGATCCGAAAAAGAGGACACGCGAGCAACTACTGCACGACTATGCTGAATCCGTCCGGAAGCGCTATGAAAAGGAGGCCAGCAAACGGGGACAGGTGGAGGAAAATGTGTATGATGATGTGGGAACTTCCGGAGATAAGGCCGAAAAGAGCGAGGAAAGTGTTCAGCAGGATCGAAGTTGCGGTGCGGAGGTAGAGGTCATTGAGGAAACTAAAAGCCCTGAAGCAATTGCTGGAAGTGTAGATGTATCGGTCGGTTCAGTGAAAGGATCGTCTAGCGGTTCAAATGAGGCCAAAAATGTACGTCATGATTCTACGGTCCGCGAACATGGTTCAATGGAGATTTCCTCCCACCAAACGGGATCGTCATTGGTGGAATCGATCGGTACGACGAAAGAGAATATTCCTAGGAAGCTCTCGGCCCCCGAGGCGCGAGACCGGCGGGTTAGAAAAGCGATGCAGGAGTACTTAAAACCGATGACACATTCCGAGGTTGAATATGAAAATTTACGCGATCTAAAGCGACTTAACCAACAGCGATCGAATGAACCACAGCTGGCGCAAATCGATCGGGCCATTGAGCAGTTGCTGGTGAAGAAGATGTTACTTCTTAATACAGGGGAATCTGCACCGGCGGTACCGGTAAAAGATCCCGTCCGAGTAGAGCTCTTGCCCAAGCAATTGCCTAGTGAACGTAGCGGGACATCGGATTACACATCTGTTCATGAGGCCATTTCGGTAAACAGTACCGCAAAAGAGAGTAGTTCCGGCTGGAATTCCCACTATCATATGGCAAAAGCATTGAAAAACCGGTCTAAGCTGGAAACACCGACGGCGGACACTCCTAGCCCGGCATCCGACGTCAGTATTCCGACGTTCATCAagcagaagaaggaaaagtttgtcgAAAATTACGATCAGGTGCGTCAGCGCAGAGCGTTCGAGGAACAGAACCACATTTATACCCGCCCGTACAGCAGTAGCGGCCAAAGGAATGGTGCTAAACGTCGGCCGCAGGAGAAGGAAAACCACAACTTCGGAAAGGATAAATACGTGTTGAGCAAGCTGTCCAAAGGCACGGGTAACGACAGAAGAGCTCCATCGTCTTCGAACAATTCCATCATGTCACCGCAATTCATTTCGTCGGATTCCATCTCCATCCCGGTCGTGACGACATTGACCAACACAACGACCACGCACCATTACGATATCAAATCCAGACGGCCATCGCCTCCGATTGCCACCGGGCGTACGGCGGGTACTCAAACGACTGATTCCATTCTGCGTACGAAGCCAATATTTGgagaaccgaaaccgaaaacgaaCTCAGCAACGGCTGCCGTCCAGGTTCCCTCAACTATCGATGTAAGGCCGATAAAGGACCATGCGTATCCAGTGACCCAATGCCATTGCCCTTGCGGGCAACTTCAGCAAAGAGCAAGCATTGGAGTGCGAACGGAAATGGATAACAATAGTGGCGTGCGCCGTAGAACGGAAATAATCGACGGAACTGGGGGAGGGCGGCAAGACAAACAGGCCCAAACGCAACCCTCGTCCATTGCGTACGTCATAACATTTGAAGGTGGCATGCAGCGCAAACCGTCAGCCGCTGCTCCAACACCTACGCCATCGCCACGATCTTCCAGTGTAAGCAGCAACGATGAAAGCGATCCAGAGAATGGGAAAGATAAGGATTCAGAAAAGATGTTAACATTGCGTGAACAGTTTCGTCGTTCGTGCCCGGCCACTCTGAGCAAGATCGAGCAGCGGCGCCAGTGCATCAATGAGCTGAACAAGCTGCGTAGTAAGCGGAACCAGCAGCGGCAGCGCCTGTTGCTGCTGACTTCGGACGATTCGCTACGCAAAACGAGTTCAATGGGACGAGGAAAACTACCACCACCTCCGTTGAGCCAGCGACGTGTCTTTGCCTCGACCCGTGCCATGCGGGAAAGCACGCGACAAAAGGTACGGAATCTTCCCGAGGttcaaagaaaaaaggagATCGAGCGATTTAACAACCTAAAACGTAAAAATCGGATTATGAAGGATGTTTACAATAAG AACTTACAACGGAAAGTGCTGCGCGGTCAAGTTGATCTATCCAACAGCGTTCGAGTGATTCAAGATTAG